The DNA segment CACAGGTGGAGAGGGCTGGTGGGATCAGGGTCCTGGTGGAACTGCGGCACAGGTGTGGGTCGGTCGGGTCAGATTATATTTGTGCCCTAGGCCCTGCCTGTTGTCCCTCAAGAAGTGTCCAGGTGAGGGCATCATGGGGCAGAGTCTGTGTGTGGTCCGAACAGCTGGAGGGAGACACGGCCTTTTCCAGACCCCAAGGCCTGCCTCAAGTGTGGTGGTTCCTGGTCCTTTTTATACCCTTTCTCCTTGTCCCCTGGGGTCCCTACTTCCTTCAGGAATCTCCTGGTGGATGACCTGGAGCCCCTGATCACTGTTGTCTCAGGCACGGCCCTCAGTGTGGCACAAATGCTCACCACCCCATTGGGGCAGAAGGTGGAGGGACCTGTACCCTCTcaagcctgggtgctggggtacTCCCAACGGCAAGGGGTCCCCTTCCATTGCTTTTTCAAACTCGTTGGGCTCAGGGGCCCAACTCTCTGGGCAGGGTAGGGACAGCGGCACTTTCTGGACTCAGcctttccctggggctggagatccGTCACATGTAGTAGGGGCTCACCCCATCTCTTGGGGCTCTAGAATCCTAGGGTGACCAAGGTCCAACTGATCACACGGGGGACATGAGGCCAGCTTTGGTTCTCAGGCTATCTCACCCCATAGTAGGAAACAGAATGCCATGGGCTGGGCAGCCCCTCTGATATATGCAAATGGCTGGTCCCACCCCCCTCCCTGTGCCCACGCTGGCTCCGCCCCCAGCATGCGCACTCTGCCGCTGTGGATGTCTGTGAActacacacatggacactgcAGTTGGGGGTCAGGTTGCTCAGGGCACGCACGGCTGCCCACCCCACCTTCTGGCGCAAACGCTTCTTTGTATTTTTGCGCCCTTTGtaatgaaatgtaataaaaacccAATGTTTTCGTCTGggcctctccctcttttcctcctccatcctggatgccttgttcttctgtgtctgagCCCCACACAGGCCTGAGCTCCTTGCACAGCCCCCACTGAGCCATTCAGTGACTTTGGGGTTCTTCAAACTTGGAATACCCGTCTGATCATACCAGGGGTGTCAGCATCTGTAGTGACTATCTGAATGACCAAAGTACAGATCTGGGCCTCCCTGGGGGCCGTTCACAGAGCGAGCCTCCTGCAACAGAGACCAGAGCCCCCAGTCCCCCGCATTTGCACTTTATTAGCCTTTCCTTCCCAGGCCAGGCACCCCTCCAGAGTGATGCCAGACCCACAGAcacctgtagctcaggctaccaCAGTTCATCAGGCAGCGGTGCCCACGTGAGTTCCCTAGGCCCTCTGCAGCTGGTGATTCCCGTAGTCCTCAGGGAGTGTATCTGTAGATTGAAAGACAGCGGGTGAGAATGCCTCCTGGAGCCTTTCGGGTCCTGCCTGCTGGCCCCAGCTCACCATTGCAGCGGTAGCGCAGGTTAGCCCAGATGATGTTCTCTTGGGAGAAGCAGAAGACGCCCAGGCGACCACCACGCATGGCCGTGTCCAGCACCACGTTGCTGTCAGCCACTAGCTCAGGACCCTCATAGAACCGTACCCTGTGAGGGGAACCAGTAAGGGTGGGGTTCCCGTGCTCGCCCCCCTTCATCACTGGCTCACACTTAAAAGATATGGACTGGTGTCACAACAGGAGCAGAAGagcctgcctcagttttccctgTAAGAATGTGTTAGGTGCCCTGTACAAAGGTGCTGGGGTCCTGTCAGTTTCAGTCAGGACCATCTGCCTATGCTGCAGATGGAGCCCATTTCTTCTAGAACCACCACAAAACGGGGCATCCCCAGTGTAGCTCACCCATTGCAGGGCAGTCCCCACCTGATGTAGCCAACTTGAGGCCGGTGCTGTAGGAACCAGCGGTAGGATGTCTTATCCTTCCAGCCCACATTGCGAGGATCCTTCCACAGCAGCCGCACCTGGGATGCTGTGTCCCCCGTGTGCCACAGCGCATTGCGGAGCTGTTCCCCAGGACCCGTGGAGGACTTGACTGCCTGTCACAGGGAGGGGAGTCTGCAGTCTCTGGACTGGAAGCACAGGGCACCCTGGGGACCCTCTAGGTTTGCTGGCTTGTAGGTTACAGGTGCCTGCTGGGATAAGCTGGCGTCTAGAGAACCTGCGCACCTGTTGCAGGTGACTGCAGGAGGGATATGCAGTGGCCAGGGAAAACTCGGGTTCTGTGAAGGTTTGGGCTGAAAGGTACACGAGGTGCTCCTAAGggagtgcgctctctctctctctctctctctctctctctctctctctctctctcgctctctctctctctctctcgctctctctctctctctcgctctctctctctctctctcgctctctcgctctcgctcgctcgctcgctctctcgttcccttccttccttcctgaggcAGGATATATCTTCAGTTTTTCACTGCAtatgtggtgtatgcacatggaGGTGCGGCCAGGAGTTAGTGTCATTTCCATCCCCAAGAGTTTGCCACCTTGTTCAATAGAGCAGGGTCTGCAGTGAAGCCTGGGGCTCCCCAGTCTGATTAGTCTCGCGAACCAGCTTACTCTGGGCCCGTCTCTACCTTtcaggctggaattacaggtgggccGCCATGCAGACCCAGtatttgtgtgggttctggggaatccaaACTCCAATCCCCGTGCTTGGACTGCAGGGGCTTCTTTCCCAGCCCTCCTGCAGGAAGATTCACGGGCTTGTGTGGCAATGATTGGGGGAGAATGAGGGTAGTGACCTTGAGGGCTGTGGGACAATGCTGGAAGGCTGTGAAGGCTTTGGGGTGAAGTTGGGAAAGGATAGTGTGTGGGGGCGCGGGGACCAAGAGGGCGCAGCGCAGCAAGCACCTTGAGCTGAATCCCTGGTTCAGCCACTGCCCGGAAGGGGTTGGCCTGCCAGTATGTCTGTTCCATCTGTTTCCACATGACCACGTAGAAACTCGAGCTATCCTGGTAGCCGAAGATGAAGCCAGCGTAGTCATCATCAGTGACCGTGTTCACATGGAATGTGCCCTCGAAGTCTACGCCATTGAAGGCTGTGTACCctgtagaaggggagagagaaatggggccTCCCAAAACTTGCTTGCTCTGGACACCCAGTTCCTCCAGAGAAGTAGGTTCACTTCCAACCTAGTTTTCTGATAAGGCCCCACCCCCAGCATACCATTGGCCACATCCAAAAGCATTCCACATCCCCCTGGCTCAAGGGCCAGGCCTCCCAAGACCACTCTCTCACAAGGCCATGCCCTCAGGACCCTACGCACAGCAGCAACCCCACCCTTCCCGGGTCCAGACCAACCAACGTGGAAACCCACCTATGGCCACTCCAGCAACCTGCCATCTGTCCTCAcctctctgtctcccctcttCTCTACCCTTCCCAACACTAGGCTGACAGGTCCTGCTCTGTGGCCACGCCCCCATAATCCCGCCCTGCCCCGTCTCACCCACAGCTAGGCCAGGGTCACTGTTCATCGTCTGCACGATCTCCATTCCCTGGGGAGGTCGGAGGAACAAGGAAGAGTCTCAGGCCGACGCTGAGGGGCTCCTAGGCTTCCTTAAACAGCCACGGTGGCCCCTGGCCGCACCTGATTGAGCACCACCCAGTTGGGATCAATCTGCGCGTCCCCCTCGGGATCCAGCACAACGGTCTGGAAGGCCCTGAAGTCGGTGAGAGTGACCTCCGCATTCTCGGGGCACACGTCGATCTTGTCTACGACCTTGTCAGCGTCAAAGTCGCCCTGACACGCGTCACCCACGCCATCCCCTGAAAGGAGGTGGGACACGAGCTGCCACTTTGGGCTCAGTTCAGGCCGCTCCCCCCACACACGAGATGCCGGCCATGCCCACACCTGTTACTGACCAGGCCCACATCAGCTAGTGACTACACCCTCACTGCCCTTACTGTCACTGTCCTCCTGGCCTGAGTTGGGCACCAGGCGGCAGTTGTCCTGGTCGTCAGGGACTCCGTCATTGTCGTCATCGTCATCACAGGCATCGCCCTGGCCATCGTGGTCGGAGTCCTGCTGGGCGCTGTTGGGCACTGTGGGGCAGTTGTCCCAGGAATCCTGGTGTCCGTCCCCATCCCTAGAGTGAAGGAGTGGGACGATGGGACCCTGGGAGGGGATGTCATGCACCACTCAGCTGCGACCATCTCAAGGGCTACTTACTGGTCCTGGTCGCTGTCACAGGCGTCGCCCACAAAGTCGTGATCCACATCTCTCTGCAGTGGGGTCAGGAGTCAGTCAGGGCCGAGGACCCCCGGCTGCCCTTGGCAGGAAGGCTCCCCTAGGAAGTGGCATACCTGATCCGGGTTGTCTCTCTGGGGACAGTTGTCACAGGCATCCCCAACGCCATCACCATCGCTGTCACTCTGGTCAGCGTTGGGCACCCTGGGACAGTTGTCAGCTACATTTTTTATTCCTGAGACAAATCAATGAAATAAGGCTGGATCCCAAGAGAGGCCAGGTTAGGACAGGGTCAGAACAGCACGGGTCAGGCCTGGCACCTGAGAGAGAACCCACTCCTGTAAtgcaggttgccctctgacctccacatgtgtgccatggccctcatgcacatacatgcatgcacacaggtgcgTGTACACAGAAATGATAgattaagccaggtggtggtggtgcacgcctttaatcccagcactcgggaggcagaggcaggcggatctctgtgagttcgaggccagcctggtctacaagagctagttccaggacaggctccaaagctacagagaaaccctgtctcgaaaaaccaaaaaaagaaaaaaagaaaagaaaaaagaaagaaagaaatgatagattaaaatgtaataaaaatgctGTTTGCTTTGGCACTCCCTGAgttaaggccagccaggtctatatagtgagttctagaacagccagggctacacagagatactctaTCCATCTTGCAGCCCTGGTTTCAGGCTTCCCTCTGTCGACTTTAGCCACATCAGGGTGGGTCACCATTCATCTTCCAAGCATTCAAGCACTGCCACTGAGAGATGGGTTCCCCCCCGCCCGACCCCCCCTTCCGACTCCCCAGCCATGCTCACGGTCGCCATCAATGTCGTCATCGCAGGCATCGCCGCGGCCATCCCGGTCTGTATCTTTCTGGTCATCATTCCTCTGGGACCGACAGTTGTCACAAGCATCTCCCCACTTATCGCTGTCCGAGTTGCGCTGGTCTGGGTTTCGAACCAGCGGGCAGTTGTCCTAGAAGACAGGGCAAGtgaagtcgggggggggggggggggggggacacagatCGCCGCCCAATTGGCTGGCAGAGGGATAGGCTGATAGCTTTAGTTCAATTTCCCCGGAGCTTACTCAGTGTAAGGAGAAAACCGTTTCCTGCAAGTGTCACACTGGcgagtggacacacacacacgcgcgcgcgcgctaattaattaatttaaaagaaaaagaaacaaaaaccacttcCCAGACCTGTGCATCTCCAAGTAGGTCCCGCCCCTCCGTCGGAAGCTGGACAACCATCTAGAGGTCAAGCCGTCCCCAAACCCCGTCCACGGCCCTCTCACATTTACCTGCTCGTTGGGGATTCCATCCCCGTCTGCGTCCGGGTCGCAAGCGTCTCCGATGCCGTCGCGGTCCACGTCCTCCTGCCCCGAGTTGGGCACGGTCACGCAGTTATCCTGGGGAGCGGTACGCCGAGTGAGGGGGCGTGTCTATCTGGACTCACCACGCCCTCCAGGTCACGCCCTCTAGGTCACACCCACCTTGCGGCACTGGCGCTCTGAGCAGCGCAGCTTCTCGTCCGGGAAACCGTCCAGGTCCGTGTCGCGGCCGCAGAGGAGCCCGTTGCCGGCCCAGCCGATGGCACACTGCTCAGGGCAGTCGGTGTTAATGTCCACGCACGCCTGAGCCCGGGGACCCCTCCTCCACGACCTGTGCGCCCTCACTCACCACGCATGACGTCGAACCGTCGCGCTCCAGGACGCAGTCCGCTTTCTCATGGCACGGGCTGGGTGACCGATCAGGACAGAAACGCTGCCCACGCCGCTGGCAGCCTGACGTCTGGTTACCCACGAAGCCGGGTTGGCAGGGGCCACACTGGAAGGAGCCCTGTACACAGGCGCGGTTAGTCAATGGGGCACCCACCCGCGCCTCACTGGCGTCATTCTCATCATCCCTACCTTCCTTACCCGGGTGTTGACACACACGGAGTTTGGGATGCAATTGTGTTTCCCAGTCTCACACTCGTTAATATCCGTGCAAACCTGGGAGACGGAGACCACTGTCAGACGACACACGTTTCACCCAGGACCTGTCTGTCCACCCTGACTTCAGGGACTTCCTCGCTGGAATGAGGATGTGGACCGAGGTTTCTGGAGAAAATGCCTTCCATTCCCTCCTGCCATAAACGTCTCATAACCTGTTTGTTGGTCGTGGCGAAGGCCAGCCCCACGCCCTCGTGGGTGGGGCCGCTGTACCCAGGCGGACAGACATCGCAGTGGAACCCAGGGCTGGTATTGACGCACCGCACGCGCGGGAAACAAGGGTGAGCGTTGCACTGTGAGGAAGCAGCACATAAAATTAGAGGCCCCAAGGTGAACCTCGAGAGCCGCTCCTTGGGGCTTCCCGGATCTGGACAtgggtttgtttgttctgttttattggagacagtgtctctgcatagccctggctgccctggaacacaccatgtagaccaggctggcctcgaactcaaagaaagctggggttaaaggcgtgagccaccaccacccgatcGATTGGTTTCCAGCCAGGACCATCAGCCGGTTCTTGGAGTAGGGTGTCACACGGGATGGAGATCCCATGGGTCGCAGACGACTTTGCCTTGATGGACGTGGGGTTGTGACCCCTTAGGGGTGAGGAAATGAACTTGGAGGGCGAGCATCCCCAGCCGAGGGAGGAAGTGGCCGACGGGGTGTGCCGGCACGGCGGCGATTGCCAGGTGTATGAGGAGGGCGACTTTCTAAAGTGGACGAGTGGTCGGGGCGAGCGAGACTCAGTGGTGAGGAGGATGGTTGGGGAGAGCCACCCACAGCGTCCAAGGAGTCATCGGGGTGGGCGTTAGTAGGTGCAGAAGGAGTGGTCAGGGCATGCGTCTGGGACAGTGATGGAGTTAGCCTGGGTGGAGCTCCCTGGGTAGATGTGAAGTCTTCTGGATTTGCGCCCCGGGTTATGGGCGGGAGGACACCCTCGGTGGATAAAGGGGTCGTCGGGATGGAAGGAGTTTGTGGTGGGGTCGACCCGGGTAGCGTCAGGACGGCAGGGGTGTGGGTAGCCCGCGCACCTCATTAACGTCGGTGCAGTGCGAGCCGTTGCCAGTGTAGCCGGGAGGGCAGGGGCCGCAGCGCGCGCCGTTCGCCGTCTCCGTGCAGACCACGCCGGGGAAGCAGGAGCTCGGAGCGCAGAGCGATACCGGCCGCATGCTCAGGCCCGGAGTGCGCGCCGACTGCATCCCTTTGGAGACGGGAATAATTAGGCCAAGCTAGGGAGGAGGAGCCTCTCCGAACCACACCCAGGGGAGAAGCTTTTCGGGCGCGCCTACAAGGAGACTAGCTTGCTTCGCCCGGGGTGGAGCCGTTCATGACCACGCCCCTCGGGAGGGCTCATTTTAGCCCACTGGGGCGGGGCATGCTCGCGCGTGCGCGCTGCCGCTGCATGGCCTCTCAGCTCCAGGCTGTCCCGGGTCTGCTCGCACCTCCGGCGTCCAGCCCGCTCCCCCGCGGTTCTCTTCCGCCCCGGCAATCCTCCTTCCCtacccctctttcttcttttctcctgtttccccacccctcctctcGTCCTCGGGCCCCGGCAGTGCTCACCGCAGGCGTCACATTCCATCACCGTATTCTTCAGGAACGTGATCTCCTTGACCTGCGGATGAAGGAGGTCAGCGGGAAGCTTCCCTGTGCGCCCCTTCGCAGTTCTCCTCCTCCCACGATCACCTCCCTGGGAAGCCTAGTGCCCACAACTCCCTTTGCACTAGCCCCTTCCGGATCCCGTCTCGCTGGCTCTGACCCCGAGCATCCGATCCCCGCGCGCTGTCCCGCGCCCCTGTCCACTCTGTCCTACACTCTTGCCCATTCTGTTGTCTGCTGTTTCTCTTTCCCTGCACTGTCTCCCTGTCTATCCTTTTCTGTCCCCTCTCTGTTCTCCGCCCTGTCACTGCGCTGGGTCCCCTGTCCCTGTTTTTCCCCACACTGTCTCCTTCTCTGCTCCCTTACCTGCTGTCTCAACAGCTCCCTCACGTCCTGCAGCGCCGCGTTTGTCTCCTGAAGTTCTCGCAGCATTTGTGGGGCCAGGTCTCCACCTGCATCCGCAGGGGCCACTGATGGGCGACGCAACCACCCCATCATCCCTCGCCAACCATCATCCATCACCATCTCCGGGGCCCTCCAAACCCACCCCGCTGCTCCAGCTCCACCCGCCGCCTGATTTCTTAGCCCAGTCTCTGGAGAGCGGACCCCAAGCTCCGAGGAGCGGGAACCGCGAGCTTAGAGGCCTCCTGCCCACCCAGGCCTCCCACTTAGCCGCTTTACCCAGAGGGATCTGGCCCTGTCCGGTCACACGCATGGCAGCCAGGACGAGCACTAGAACGCAGGCGGTGGGGTCCATGACGACGGAGCTGCAGCTGCTGTCAGCGCCCTTGCGCCCGCGCCCTATTTATTCCCCAGCCCAGCCCGGGACAGCCCCCGCGGCCCTGCCCAGAGCCCGCCACAATGTAAACAGGCCGGGCTCTGCATTCAGGACCGCGCCCCATGACCCTCGACTGATTAGGACATGATGGGGTCTGAGGAGAAAGAGGGATGAACCTGAGGGAGTCAAGTGGGGCTCCCCTCGCGCACTCCCGTTCACCATCGGGTGCCGGTCGTATGCAAGACAGTATCTATCTGCCCCTCTCATATAACATTTGGAGAAACAGAGTCACAGGTGATAGAAAAGTCCGAACCAACACACTCAGGATCTTACGGTCCACATTTCTGAACCCTGCAAAAGGCCCCCGTGGGCGTGGCTCAGCGGGCGTCTGCAGGGACTTTTGAGGGTACAATATCCTGATTCCAGTCTCAGTACCTCCAAAGAAACAGAATCACCAGGAAACGGtgactgtgcctcagtttccccttttgCACTGTCGAGGAAACAATGGGGTAGGGAAGGGAACCTCTGCTTCCCTGGGGTTCTGTACCCAGCTTTGCCCCCCAGCCACTGGGGAGACAGCcagtcacaaaaagaaaaatggctgGGAACTGAAAAATCCTCCTTCCTGGGTCAGTCACCTCAGGGTCCAGGAACTTTAACCCTCTCTACCCGGCCTCCCAGAAGACCCGGCTCAGTCTGTTACATAGAAGCTGGGATCAGGGGAAGGGACTGATCCATCTGGAGCCACTGTGAGCCAAACCAGAGTCCCAGAAAGACTTGTTGTTCCAATAAGAAGTCATAgggggcttcctggaggaggcggCCCAGGGACAAAGACTAAAAAGGGCCTTAGATCAGTGGTGCTTAGCTCCAGTGAGGGGGTGTTGGAGGATGTGTATCTAGATCTGTGTTACATAAAGCTGTGCCCATTGTGAGTCAAGTTCCCTGCTAGGTAGCTAGTGGGGACACAGGAAGGCAACAGTTCCCACCCTGCCAGAGGCATCCTGGGATACACTGTCACTCAGAGGTGTCGGGGCTCCTCAGCAGGAATGAGCTTGGACTGCCAGAGAGACGCCCCCCAGGGCGTCAGACTGGGGGGAGAGGGGCTAGCAAAGGGCAGTGCCAACGTCTTGAGGCCCAACTTGTCTTTGGAAGGCAATAGGGAcacagagtgggaggagggagaacagCCCAGCAgagggaggcgggggggggggggggtgaccatGTTCTGAGAAGCACACTCCCTGCCTGGCTGGGCTACCTCCTGTTTTCTTTGGCTACCAGCACACCTGGGGCTGCTTCTGCTGGCCAGTGCTGGAATTCTCAAGAAACCACCACTGCTGGTGGACCTGAGTGCTCGAGCCTCTGACATGGGAGCACATGGCAGCCCAACAAGTGTGGAGCAAAGCAGGCAGAGCTGGGGCGCCATGTGGGAGACAGGACTGATGGGGAagggagctcagaggacagcctgAATTCCACCGGGCAGAGACCCCCTAACCCTGGCCTCACTCCGCAGGTGCCTCCCTGGGACCTTGAGCCTGTGCCCCTCTTCCACTCTTCCAAGCACAGCAGACATTGTTGGGATGAGAGACAGCCTGTGGGAATCTTCAGTGGGCTGGCTCCGTGTAACAGCCTGCTTCTGTAACCTTGAGTCTGTGCAGAGAATGTTTCAAATGCACACAAgtcggcagtggtggcgcacgcctttaatcccagaggcagaggcagaggcaggaggatctctgtgagttcaaggccagcctggtctacaagagttagttccaggacaggctccaaagctacagagaaaccctgtctccaaaaaaatccaaaaataagtgcatatatgcacacacaacaccATATATAAGCACAaccccatacatatacacacacaaccccAGACCCGTctacgcacacacacagcccttccCTCATGAATCCAGGCTCAGTTCTGGCCCCAGCCAGGCAATAGCTGTGATATTCTGGAACTCATGAACCCAGGCCAGTTGCCCTTCCCGACATCCAGGCTGAGTGGTTCCAGGATCAGGGCCAGGTGGGGCCTGCTGTTGGAGCCCCAGGGGCCATTTCTGACTGACGCCTGCTGGGCCAGGAGACTGTGGCACCAACTGCAGGCCACCGCCCAGGGGGAAAGTTTATTGGCTGCCCAGCCACAGGCTGGGTCTGGGGAATCCATCAAGGCAACAAGGGGAGGTTCACTTGGCCATTTCCACAGCCCAGCCAGATCTACACTCCATAATAAGGGGTCAAGAAGCCAGTGTCTGAGGCCCGTGTCTGCCTAGGCCTTCAGCAGGCTCTGCCTGCTTCCCACCCTTCTCGCCCCAGACTTGCCTCAGATTAAAGACAGCACCACAGTTTTACTGAATGATGGCAAACGTCATTCAAGGCTCAGGCACCATCAATACTgatcacacaagcacgcacacacacacacacacacacacacacacacacacacatctatcagGCTATTGTGCACCATACtatgtatgtagaggtcagagaaaagCCAGCAGGGGCGGAACCGGGTCCTCAGGCTTCTCCAGGCGCCTTTATCTCCTGAGACATCTTGCCTGCCCTCatctgaattcttttttcttttttgagacagggtttctgtgtgtagccatggctgttctggaactggctcgagatctgcctgcctctgcctcccgggggTGGGGGCGAATTATAgctgtgcaccactaccgccaggcttccttccttccttcctttctcccttccttccttccttccttccttccttccttccttccttccttccttcctttctttatttcttttttcagtttttttttttcgagacaggtttctctgtagctttggagcctgtcctggaactagctcttgtaaaccatactggcctcaaactcacagagatccacctgcctctgcctcccaagtgctgggattaaaggcgtgcgccaccactgtctggtaaCAAaatgctgtgagccaccatgtggttgccaggaattgaactcaggacctttggaagagcaggcaatgctcttaaccactgagccatctctccagccccttttttcagttttttgggccagggtttctctctagccaccaccgcctgactctttctctttcttcacatATTTCAAATTTTGGTCTACATTTTTACGTCTTCAAGAATTGATTCAAGAGACCTAAACTTCACTAGGACCCGGCTGGAATGGACCAGAGACATCTGGTCAGAACTCAGGTCTGAGATGCGGGTGTTACAGCCTCTTTGTGCCCCCCGGAGTATGGGAGTtaggaggggaggggtgggggtgccTGAGCCTCCACTAGTCCCCTGCTCCCCACTGTGAGGGAGCCTTTGGGTGGTCTTGAGGCTCTGCCTCTTGCTAATGAGGAAGACCACCAAGCACAACCAGGAAGCAACCTCGGTTGCTCAGGTTTCATCTGCAGTGCTACacacgcatgtatacacacactcacatgcccatacacagatgca comes from the Microtus pennsylvanicus isolate mMicPen1 chromosome 9, mMicPen1.hap1, whole genome shotgun sequence genome and includes:
- the Comp gene encoding cartilage oligomeric matrix protein: MDPTACVLVLVLAAMRVTGQGQIPLGGDLAPQMLRELQETNAALQDVRELLRQQVKEITFLKNTVMECDACGMQSARTPGLSMRPVSLCAPSSCFPGVVCTETANGARCGPCPPGYTGNGSHCTDVNECNAHPCFPRVRCVNTSPGFHCDVCPPGYSGPTHEGVGLAFATTNKQVCTDINECETGKHNCIPNSVCVNTRGSFQCGPCQPGFVGNQTSGCQRRGQRFCPDRSPSPCHEKADCVLERDGSTSCVCAIGWAGNGLLCGRDTDLDGFPDEKLRCSERQCRKDNCVTVPNSGQEDVDRDGIGDACDPDADGDGIPNEQDNCPLVRNPDQRNSDSDKWGDACDNCRSQRNDDQKDTDRDGRGDACDDDIDGDRIKNVADNCPRVPNADQSDSDGDGVGDACDNCPQRDNPDQRDVDHDFVGDACDSDQDQDGDGHQDSWDNCPTVPNSAQQDSDHDGQGDACDDDDDNDGVPDDQDNCRLVPNSGQEDSDRDGVGDACQGDFDADKVVDKIDVCPENAEVTLTDFRAFQTVVLDPEGDAQIDPNWVVLNQGMEIVQTMNSDPGLAVGYTAFNGVDFEGTFHVNTVTDDDYAGFIFGYQDSSSFYVVMWKQMEQTYWQANPFRAVAEPGIQLKAVKSSTGPGEQLRNALWHTGDTASQVRLLWKDPRNVGWKDKTSYRWFLQHRPQVGYIRVRFYEGPELVADSNVVLDTAMRGGRLGVFCFSQENIIWANLRYRCNDTLPEDYGNHQLQRA